CGACCTGATCGACGAGGCGGTGATCGACGCCCCGGCGGATGCCGTCTGGGACGCGCTCGTCGCCGAATTCCGCGGCGCGAAGAAGTGGTGGGTCCCGCACAACACGTTCACCGCCCTCTCCGGCGCCCCCGACGAGGTCGGCGGCACGGTGGGCGTGGTCGTGCACACCAAAGGCGTCGACAAGGGCGGACTGAAGCTGCGCTTCACCTCCCGCACGGTGGCCGTGGAGCCCGGCCGCCGCCTGGACATCGAGTACGTCGACGGGGTCTTCCGCGGCCCGAGCACCTTCCTGCTCGAACCCCTGCCCGGCGGCCGCACCCGCGTCTCGATGCACTTCACCGGCAGCCCGCACGGCTGGCTCAAGGCCCTGGCCAAAGTCGCGGACCTCGGCGCCGAGCACTCCAAGGCCACCCTCGCCGCATTCGAGTCGCTGGACCGGCAGCTGTCGGCGGCACCCCGGTGACCGCCGCCCCGGAGCTCACCAGCGAGCTGACGGTCCCAACCGACGACGGCGCGGACCTGGCCGTGACCGTACTGGCACCGCTCGCGGGCGCACCGGCCCGCGCCGACGTGGTCCTGCTGCACGGCTGGGCCCACACCCGCCGCGCCTGGGGCACCGTCGCCGACCGGCTGATCCGGGCCGGACACCGGGTCGTGCTCTACGACCAGCGCGGCCACGGCGCGTCCACACTCGGCCGCACCCCGGTCTCGGTGGAGCGCCTGAGCGCGGACCTCGCGGCGGTCCTGGGCGAGACCGACGCCCGCGAGGCGGTGCTCGTCGGCCACTCGGGCGGCGGGTTCACCGCCCTCTCCTACGCCGCCACCTCCCCCTCGGCGGGCCGCCTGCGCGGCCTGGTGCTGCTGGGCACGGCGGCGCACGGCCAGGACACCCCGGACAGCGAGGTGAAGATGATGGGCAGCCGGCTCTTCTCCCGGGCCCTGCGCCGGCCCTGGCTGGGCGGCAAACTGCTCGGCTCCACCATGGGCAAGGGCGTGGATCCCGTCGTGCGCGACGTGAACCGGCAGATGTTCGCCGCCACCACACCGCGCGTGCGGGCGGACTTCTTCCGCTGCACCCGCGGCTGGGACGTCCGCGAGGCACTGAAGGCGGTCGCCACCCCCGCCGTGGTCCTGCACGGCGACGGCGACAAGGTGATCGACATCGCCCTGGCCCGGACCCTCGCCGAGGTCCTGCCGGGCGCCCGCTTCGAACCGGTCCCCGGCGCGGGACACATGCTCGCACTGGAGCGTCCGCTCCTCGCGGTCGCGGCCGTCACCGAGCTCGCCTCACGATGATCGAGGAACTCCTCCCCCCGGGCGTCACGTCGTCGGAAGCCTTCGACGACGCGGCGCCCGCTCCTCTCTTCCCGGCCGAAGCCGCCCTGATGCAGGGCCGACGGGCCCACCGGCGCCGGCAGTTCGCCACGGCCCGCGCCTGCGCCCGCCGCTGCCTGTCGGACCTCGGCCGCCCCGCCGGCGCCCTGCTCCCGGGACCGGGCGGCGCCCCCCAGTGGCCGACCGGAGTGGTCGGCAGCATCACCCACTGCGAGGGCTACCGCGCCGCGGTGGCGGCCCCCGCCTCCGTGATGGCCGCCGTCGGCATCGACGCGGAACCGGCGGGCCCACTGCCCCGGGGCGTCCTCGCCCTGATCGCGTCCGAGACGGAACAAGCCCACCTGGCCGCCCTCGCCTCGACCGACCCCTCCATCCCCTGGGACCGCGTCTTCTTCTCCGCCAAGGAGGCGGCGTACAAGGCCTGGTACCCGGCCACCGGCATCTGGCTCGGCTTCCGCGACGCCACCCTCACCCTCTTCCCCGACGGCGGCTTCGCGGCGACCCTGCACCCCCCGCTCCCCCCACCCGTGGACCCGGTCTACCAGGGCCGCTGGCTGGCCGGCCCGGACCTGATCCTGACCGCGGTGGCGCGCCAGGGCCACCAGCCGCCCCCGAGCGCCACGGCAGCCGCGCTGATCTCCTCGGGAGCGCCCTCGTAGCGCGCGGGCCCGAACCCGGCCCTGACCGCCGCAGCGCTGCCGGCCGGCGGTCAGGGCCGGGGCAGCACCACCGTGCGCACCTCCTGCGGGGCCTTCGGCGCGGCCACGGGGTGCGCACCCGTACGGAACTCCTGGGGACTCATGCCCCGCACCCGCTTGAAGGCCGTCGACAGGGCGAAGGCCGAGCTGTAGCCCACACGCCGGGCCACCGTCGCGATGGTGGCGTCCGGCTCCCGCAGCAGATCCGCAGCCAGCGCGAGCCGCCACCCGGTCAGATAGGCCACCGGCGGCTCACCCACGACGTCGGCGAACCGGCGGGCCATGGAAGCCCGCGACACCCCCACCTTCAGGGCGAGTTCCTCCACCGTCCACCCGTGCGCGGGATTCTCGTGGAGCAGCCGCAGCGCCGGGCCGACCACCGGATCGCTCTGCGCCCGGTACCAGGAGGGCGCGCCGCTGCCCGGCGCCGCCAGCCACGTGCGCAGCACCCCGATCAGCAGCAGGTCCAGGAGACGGTCCAGCACGATCTCCTGGCCCGGCTCGTCCTTGGAGATCTCCGAGGCGAGCAGCGCGACCAGCGTGGTGTCGGCGGCCTCCGCCGGACGCACCAGGATCGTCGGCAGCGCGCTCAGCAGCCGCCGGCCGATCTCACTCGGCGCCTGGTAGGTGCCGCTCAGCATCACGGCCGAGCCGGCGTCCTGGAAGTCGTCGCCCCACGTGCGCACGCCGAGCGCCATCGTCTCGGTGACGTCCTCGCCCTCCTCGGTGCTGCACCGCTGCTCCGGGCCGACGGTGATCTGGACCGGCGTGTCCCGGGAGTCCGCGACCGTGTACGGCTCCGGGCCCCGTACGACCGCCACGTCGCCCGGCCGGATCACGACCGCAGTGCCGAGGGCGGGAACCAGCCATGCGCTGCCGTGCACCATCGTGACGACCGAGAGCGGCGCCCGGTCCTCCACCCGCAGCGACCAGGGCGGGTTGAAGACGGACTTGAGCAGGAAGGCCCCCCGGGCCTTGGGGCCCTCCAGCAGTCCGGTCAGCGTGTCCATACGCCCATCCTCTCGCGTCGTGCGCCCGCTCCGAAACCCCCGCCCCCGCCTCCCGCGCCCCCGCCCGCACGCGCCGAAGCGCCCGCTCTCCCGCGGGGGACGGAAAGAGAGCGGGCGCCGATCGCGGGGGTCTACGCCGCCGACGCGCGGCCGTGCAACGTCAGCGCGCGCCCCAGCGCGGCCAGCGCCGCCGTACAGGCCACCGTGCGCACGACGTTGCCCGAGGCCCAGCGGCCCCCGAAGCGGGAGCGGGCCGCCGCCGCGTCGGCGCCGGCCCGGGCCAGCTGGTTGTTGAGGGGAATGTTCACGATCGCGGTGACGGCCAGCGACAGCCCGTACAGCGCGAAGGCCAGCCAACCCCAGCGCGCCGCGTCGAGGCGGCCGCCGCGCTGCTGCTGCGTGGCCGCCACCCCCGTCGCCAGGAACGCGCCCAGGAAGAGCAGGCCGAACAGGCCGTTGTCGATCGCCTCGTTGATGTTCCGCATCGCGGTCACATACGTCTGGTCGTCGCCGCGCCCCAGACCCGGCATCACCGAGATGTCGAACGCGAAGTAGAGGCCGGCCATCAGCCCGGTCCCCACCGTCGCCGCCACCAGCGTCACCGATTGCGTGGTCGTGCTGCTCACTTCAGGATTCCCTTCAACGTGCGCTCGTACCGCCGGTTCAGCAGCGTGGCGCCGATCAGCCGGACCGGCGGCGGGATCGTGGCGGACACGTGCGCGACCGACTGCCGGGACGCGCCGTCGAACATCCACGGCTGCAGATACGTCATCACGCGCATCGGGGCACTGGAGACGACCTTGCGCTCCTCGGCCAGGTAGGCCCGCTCGCCGAGCCGGTCGAAGACCGGGAAGACGATCCGCTCCTCGTCGCGCAGATGGTCGCGCAGCACGCCCTCGAAGGTCTGCGCCGCCCGGACCAGGCCGTCGCCGCGGCGGGCGATCGCCGTCGACACGGCCGCCATCGCCGCATCCAACTCCTCGTGATCCTCGTGAAGTTCACGCGCCTGCGCGTCGAAGTCGGCGTCCCGGCGGCGCAGTCCGGGCCACAGGACGTCGTCCTCGCTGGTGTGGTGCCATTCGATGACCTCGCGCAGCCGCTGCCACCACGCGGTGCCCGCGCCGCTCCACGCGGGGGCCGCGGCGCGCAGCCGGGCCGCGTCGCGCCGCATCGCGACGTGCATCAGGGCGAAGCCGTGGAAGTGCGGGGGAAGGTGTTCCAGCCCGTGTTCGCTGGAATACGACGGGGGAGCCGGCACGGGAGCCTCCTGCCTGTCTGTCGTGCGCGGTGGTGCCGGTGTGCGGTGGTGCGGTCGTGCGTGCCCGGACACCCCGAGCACCGGGCGGCGGCCGTAGCAGAGTCGCCGCCCGGTCAAGGAGCGATAAGGGATCGAGCAGGTGGTGAGGCGCCGTGCCGTCAGACGTTCCAGACCCCGGAGGCCGCCGCGTCGCGCGCGAAGTCGGAGAAGTCCTTGGGCTTGCGGCCCAGAGCCTCCTCGACACCGTGCACCAGGTGCGCGTTGCGCCCGTCGAGGATCATGGTGAACAGGTCCG
Above is a genomic segment from Streptomyces sp. NBC_01233 containing:
- a CDS encoding hemerythrin domain-containing protein, yielding MPAPPSYSSEHGLEHLPPHFHGFALMHVAMRRDAARLRAAAPAWSGAGTAWWQRLREVIEWHHTSEDDVLWPGLRRRDADFDAQARELHEDHEELDAAMAAVSTAIARRGDGLVRAAQTFEGVLRDHLRDEERIVFPVFDRLGERAYLAEERKVVSSAPMRVMTYLQPWMFDGASRQSVAHVSATIPPPVRLIGATLLNRRYERTLKGILK
- a CDS encoding AraC family transcriptional regulator, coding for MDTLTGLLEGPKARGAFLLKSVFNPPWSLRVEDRAPLSVVTMVHGSAWLVPALGTAVVIRPGDVAVVRGPEPYTVADSRDTPVQITVGPEQRCSTEEGEDVTETMALGVRTWGDDFQDAGSAVMLSGTYQAPSEIGRRLLSALPTILVRPAEAADTTLVALLASEISKDEPGQEIVLDRLLDLLLIGVLRTWLAAPGSGAPSWYRAQSDPVVGPALRLLHENPAHGWTVEELALKVGVSRASMARRFADVVGEPPVAYLTGWRLALAADLLREPDATIATVARRVGYSSAFALSTAFKRVRGMSPQEFRTGAHPVAAPKAPQEVRTVVLPRP
- a CDS encoding anthrone oxygenase family protein, whose translation is MSSTTTQSVTLVAATVGTGLMAGLYFAFDISVMPGLGRGDDQTYVTAMRNINEAIDNGLFGLLFLGAFLATGVAATQQQRGGRLDAARWGWLAFALYGLSLAVTAIVNIPLNNQLARAGADAAAARSRFGGRWASGNVVRTVACTAALAALGRALTLHGRASAA
- a CDS encoding SRPBCC family protein, producing the protein MSTYDLIDEAVIDAPADAVWDALVAEFRGAKKWWVPHNTFTALSGAPDEVGGTVGVVVHTKGVDKGGLKLRFTSRTVAVEPGRRLDIEYVDGVFRGPSTFLLEPLPGGRTRVSMHFTGSPHGWLKALAKVADLGAEHSKATLAAFESLDRQLSAAPR
- a CDS encoding alpha/beta fold hydrolase — protein: MTAAPELTSELTVPTDDGADLAVTVLAPLAGAPARADVVLLHGWAHTRRAWGTVADRLIRAGHRVVLYDQRGHGASTLGRTPVSVERLSADLAAVLGETDAREAVLVGHSGGGFTALSYAATSPSAGRLRGLVLLGTAAHGQDTPDSEVKMMGSRLFSRALRRPWLGGKLLGSTMGKGVDPVVRDVNRQMFAATTPRVRADFFRCTRGWDVREALKAVATPAVVLHGDGDKVIDIALARTLAEVLPGARFEPVPGAGHMLALERPLLAVAAVTELASR
- a CDS encoding 4'-phosphopantetheinyl transferase family protein is translated as MIEELLPPGVTSSEAFDDAAPAPLFPAEAALMQGRRAHRRRQFATARACARRCLSDLGRPAGALLPGPGGAPQWPTGVVGSITHCEGYRAAVAAPASVMAAVGIDAEPAGPLPRGVLALIASETEQAHLAALASTDPSIPWDRVFFSAKEAAYKAWYPATGIWLGFRDATLTLFPDGGFAATLHPPLPPPVDPVYQGRWLAGPDLILTAVARQGHQPPPSATAAALISSGAPS